One Nematostella vectensis chromosome 10, jaNemVect1.1, whole genome shotgun sequence genomic window carries:
- the LOC5509522 gene encoding neuromedin-K receptor: MNLSSTHAPSTVANCSGIQSRFDGRSSVAIKSTVLCMIFITALMGNIILITVIMKTKSLRRTMNYFLVNRAVADIIMPAFYVPRELFPIISGSHEWQISGEFGAAMCKLLPFIIDTASVVSILSMICITIDRFCAVVLPMKRDLITGKTRTATIILTWFLGILYTAPWFYVAKIRTVGLARYCVVSWEPAFDHFKSMTIQVVLLVVIFGIFPWILVCVLYTMMVLGVEKSKKAAGDRRRSSEAPCRQSRRSSNDARVMRLALTVVAVLAICNFPHCTMLMVVAFAWRWVVNCTTKPAYWDILFATAKYLVLANTAINPLICFVFGENFRKGLKTLLVRPKTRLMSLLGQSKTSNTTVHINALSSLVERQPASPRGSYG; this comes from the coding sequence ATGAATTTATCATCGACTCATGCGCCTTCGACTGTCGCCAACTGCTCGGGGATTCAGAGCCGTTTTGATGGCCGTAGTTCTGTGGCCATCAAGTCTACTGTGCTGTGCATGATTTTTATTACTGCGCTGATGGGAAACATTATCCTCATCACAGTCATCATGAAGACTAAATCTCTGCGGCGGACAATGAACTATTTTCTCGTTAATCGTGCTGTTGCCGATATAATAATGCCTGCGTTTTATGTTCCCCGCGAGTTATTTCCTATAATAAGCGGCTCTCATGAATGGCAAATAAGCGGAGAGTTTGGTGCAGCCATGTGCAAACTTTTACCCTTCATTATCGATACAGCATCTGTAGTATCTATACTTAGCATGATCTGTATTACTATCGATCGCTTTTGTGCGGTTGTGTTGCCGATGAAGAGAGATCTCATAACTGGTAAGACGCGTACGGCGACCATCATTCTTACCTGGTTTCTTGGTATCTTGTACACGGCTCCGTGGTTTTACGTCGCTAAAATCCGCACGGTTGGGTTGGCCCGCTACTGCGTCGTCAGTTGGGAGCCTGCTTTCGACCACTTTAAATCCATGACAATTCAAGTCGTCCTCTTGGTCGTAATCTTTGGTATTTTCCCTTGGATTCTGGTCTGTGTATTGTATACTATGATGGTCTTAGGTGTGGAGAAGTCCAAGAAGGCTGCAGGTGATCGTAGACGCTCTTCGGAGGCCCCGTGTAGGCAATCGCGACGCAGTTCTAACGACGCGCGGGTGATGCGGCTAGCGCTTACCGTCGTGGCGGTGCTAGCGATTTGCAACTTTCCCCACTGCACGATGCTGATGGTTGTGGCTTTCGCTTGGCGATGGGTGGTTAACTGCACTACCAAGCCTGCGTACTGGGATATCTTGTTCGCAACGGCTAAGTACCTAGTACTTGCCAACACTGCGATTAACCCTCTGATTTGCTTTGTGTTCGGAGAGAACTTCCGCAAGGGCTTGAAAACCCTGCTAGTGCGACCCAAAACAAGATTAATGTCTCTGCTTGGTCAGAGCAAAACATCGAATACAACAGTCCATATAAACGCGCTATCATCACTTGTGGAACGTCAGCCGGCCTCGCCAAGGGGTTCCTATGGATAA